In the genome of bacterium, the window TTCCTTGAAGAGAAAGCATTTTACAAGATGAAGGATGAACTTTACGAAAAATATCCTGAAAAATGGGTAGCCATCTCTGGTGGTAAAGTAATTGATGTAGATGAAGATGATGGCAGATTGGCAGAAAGGGTATATAAAAAGCCTGGTCTAACAATTTATATCAATAAACTGACCAAAGAGTCCAGGCTCGCATTCCTATCATCTCCTATAGGGCTTCACGAAATTCCCTCACCCAAATATAGAAAAGATTAGAGGTGGAGGACAGATATTCCCCCTTAATAAAGGGGGTTAGGGGGTTGTAAGTATATAAAGGGGGTTAGACTAATAAAAATAATCACACAGAGACACAAAGTCACAAAGGAATTGAATAAAACAATAAACCTTTGTGTTCTTTGTGGCTTTGTGTGAGAAAATAAAAAGGAGATATTTTAGGGTCAACCGTGAATGTGGAATGCACAATAATTCGGTGAGGCAGAGGAAAAGGAAAAGACAGCGAATCAAAGCTTTTGTCTAACCCTGCGTTGCAGTTGACGGCGGGGGACTGTGCCGTGGTCAGAGTTTTGTGGTCTCTCAAAGTTTTATCTTGCTATCAAACTTTTGTGGTAATCCTCCCCGCCGCACCTGAACTTTATCGTTAGACCTTAAAAGTAGCCAGAATGTGATCATCTATTCCCCAAGACGCTTTGGCAAAACCTCACTTATCTTAGAGACTATCCATCGCCTAAAAAAAGAGGGTTTTCCCTGCATCTATATTGATGTCTCTACCATTACCTCAAAGAGGGATTTTGCACAAAGGCTGGCATCTACTATCGCTAAAGAAACCTCAAAGGGAATTTCTGAAGCAGTAAGAAAGATAAAAGAGAACATACCTAAAATTACACCAAAGATTGTTTTAAAAGGTGAAGGGGATATGGAGTTTTTCGTAGAATTTGAAGACAAAAAATCGGATATGGATAAACTCCTTTTAAATTTATATGACCTTCCCCAGAGAATAGCGGAAAAGAAGAAAAAGAAGCTTATCGTTGCCTTCGATGAATTTCAGGAGATACAAAGACTTGATGGTGAAGATATTGAGAAAAATTTGAGGGCAAAGATTCAACATCACAGTGATGTCGCCTATGTATTTATGGGAAGCAAACGCCATCTTATGGAGCGGATATTTAACGATAAAACAAGGGCTTTTTATAAGATTGGAAAACATCTTAGCTTAAGAATGATTCCCAAAGAAGAATTTAGTGCCTTTATCATAAAAAGGCTTAAAGAGACAGGAATAAGAATAGAATTACCATTGGTTGATGAGATTCTTAAAATTACTGCGTGCCATCCTTATTATACCCAAATGCTTATGCATGAGATATGGAATGAATCATATCCTGAGAGGGTAATTACTGCTGAATCAGTCAAAAGGGGGATGGAACAAGTCTTTTTAAATCAGGAATCCCTTTTTGTTAATTTATGGGATTCGGTGTCCTCAAAACAAAGAAACCTTTTGGTTGCTTTATCCGCTGATGAGGAACTATCTCTTTGTGCCCAGTCAACGATTATAAAATACGAGCTGGGTTCAGCGGCTACGGTGAATAAATCTTTAAAGGCATTAGAGAATAAAGAGCTGGTTGAGCAAAAAGGAGAAAGATATAGGATACAAGATATATTCTTTAAAGAATGGGTTAAGGCTCGGGGAAGTTAATCAGCAGGGTCAAGGCTAAAGGCTCAAGGCTCTCTGAAAAAGCATGTTTCATCCCTTGAGGCCTAAATCCTTGAGCAAATTATG includes:
- a CDS encoding DUF5678 domain-containing protein gives rise to the protein MEVSKSRIKDLTKFLPITSGQNISIYIVSQTFTNNFPPPKNPFWVPSQEEDSSIKPLDIDPKFFLEEKAFYKMKDELYEKYPEKWVAISGGKVIDVDEDDGRLAERVYKKPGLTIYINKLTKESRLAFLSSPIGLHEIPSPKYRKD
- a CDS encoding ATP-binding protein; amino-acid sequence: MIIYSPRRFGKTSLILETIHRLKKEGFPCIYIDVSTITSKRDFAQRLASTIAKETSKGISEAVRKIKENIPKITPKIVLKGEGDMEFFVEFEDKKSDMDKLLLNLYDLPQRIAEKKKKKLIVAFDEFQEIQRLDGEDIEKNLRAKIQHHSDVAYVFMGSKRHLMERIFNDKTRAFYKIGKHLSLRMIPKEEFSAFIIKRLKETGIRIELPLVDEILKITACHPYYTQMLMHEIWNESYPERVITAESVKRGMEQVFLNQESLFVNLWDSVSSKQRNLLVALSADEELSLCAQSTIIKYELGSAATVNKSLKALENKELVEQKGERYRIQDIFFKEWVKARGS